From Scylla paramamosain isolate STU-SP2022 unplaced genomic scaffold, ASM3559412v1 Contig26, whole genome shotgun sequence, the proteins below share one genomic window:
- the LOC135097591 gene encoding uncharacterized protein LOC135097591 isoform X2, whose amino-acid sequence MLREMQPARRQAAHLSVCAYHTHSHTNGGPTTPKSSRRNKCSVVTSSEVTTESDTPAEPDLVSFCATLGNNRALRVPALFKPDGDYQTVADMVGGSHSITESTTSHEESLDEARSASSHRRSRGQELQARQGHRPSHGDPDYSYAHPVKKQYLPPPLHCPPLTAAGV is encoded by the exons ATGCAGCCAGCAAGGAGGCAAGCGGCTCATCTGTCAGTGTGCGCCTACCATACCCACAGCCACACCAACGGAGGGCCAACGACACCCAAGTCTAGCCGCAGGAACAAATGTA GTGTGGTGACAAGTAGTGAGGTCACCACTGAATCTGACACACCTGCTGAGCCTGACCTGGTGTCTTTCTGTGCTACCCTGGGCAACAACCGAGCCCTGCGAGTCCCTGCCCTCTTCAAGCCAG ACGGGGACTACCAGACTGTGGCTGACATGGTGGGTGGCAGTCACTCCATTACAGAGTCAACTACCAGTCACGAGGAAAGTTTGGACGAGGCCAGAAGTGCGTCATCCCACCGCAGGTCACGGGGACAGGAACTGCAGGCCAGGCAGGGTCACCGTCCCTCCCACGGCGACCCGGATTATAGCTATGCTCACCCTGTGAAGAAGCAGTaccttcccccacccctccactgTCCTCCACTGACAGCAGCAGGTGTATGA